One window of Sinorhizobium fredii NGR234 genomic DNA carries:
- the rpsG gene encoding 30S ribosomal protein S7: MSRRHRAEKREINPDPKFGDLVVTKFMNAIMLDGKKSVAESIVYGAFEAVQSKLKQEPVAVFHSALDNIAPHVEVRSRRVGGATYQVPVDVRPERRQALAIRWLIAAARKRNETTMVDRLCGELMDAANNRGSAVKKREDTHKMADANRAFSHYRW, encoded by the coding sequence ATGTCCCGACGTCATAGAGCAGAAAAGCGTGAGATCAACCCGGATCCGAAGTTCGGTGATCTGGTCGTCACGAAGTTTATGAACGCCATCATGCTGGACGGTAAGAAGTCCGTTGCAGAAAGCATCGTCTATGGTGCCTTCGAAGCGGTTCAGTCGAAGCTGAAGCAGGAGCCGGTCGCCGTGTTCCATTCCGCTCTCGACAACATTGCTCCGCATGTCGAAGTGCGTTCGCGCCGCGTCGGTGGTGCCACCTACCAGGTTCCGGTCGATGTTCGTCCGGAGCGGCGCCAGGCTCTCGCCATCCGCTGGCTGATTGCGGCGGCTCGCAAGCGTAACGAAACGACCATGGTCGATCGCCTCTGCGGCGAACTCATGGACGCAGCAAACAACCGTGGCAGCGCCGTCAAGAAGCGCGAAGACACGCACAAGATGGCCGATGCCAACCGTGCGTTCTCGCACTATCGCTGGTAA
- the fusA gene encoding elongation factor G, which yields MAREYKIEDYRNFGIMAHIDAGKTTTTERILYYTGKSHKIGEVHDGAATMDWMEQEQERGITITSAATTTFWKGRDGKMRRFNIIDTPGHVDFTIEVERSLRVLDGAIALLDANAGVEPQTETVWRQAEKYNVPRMIFCNKMDKTGADFYRSVEMIKTRLGATAVVMQLPIGAESEFKGVVDLIEMNALVWRDESLGAQWDVVEIPADMKDKAEEYREKLIETVVEIDEAAMEAYLEGTYPDNDKIRELVRRGTIDVKFHPMFCGTAFKNKGVQPLLDAVVDYLPSPIDIPAIKGIDVKTEGEITRKADDNEPLSMLAFKIMNDPFVGSLTFARIYSGKLEKGTSVMNTVKEKRERVGRMLQMHSNSREDIEEAFAGDIVALAGLKETTTGDTLCDPLKPVILERMEFPEPVIQIAIEPKTKGDQEKMGLALNRLAAEDPSFRVKTDEESGQTIIAGMGELHLDIIVDRMRREFKVEASVGAPQVAYRETITRQHEEDYTHKKQSGGTGQFARVKIVFEPNPEGEDFAFESKIVGGAVPKEYIPGVQKGIESVLSSGPLAGFPMLGVKATLIDGAFHDVDSSVLAFEIASRACFREAAKKAGAQLLEPIMKVEVVTPEDYVGDVIGDLNSRRGQIQGQESRGVAVVINAHVPLANMFKYVDNLRSMSQGRAQYTMLFDHYAPVPSNVAQEIQAKYSGQK from the coding sequence ATGGCTCGCGAATATAAAATCGAAGATTACCGAAATTTCGGTATCATGGCGCATATCGACGCCGGCAAGACGACGACGACCGAGCGCATCCTTTACTACACCGGCAAGTCCCACAAGATCGGCGAAGTCCACGACGGCGCCGCGACGATGGACTGGATGGAGCAGGAGCAGGAGCGCGGCATCACGATCACGTCTGCAGCCACCACGACCTTCTGGAAGGGCCGTGACGGCAAGATGCGCCGCTTCAACATCATCGACACCCCCGGCCACGTGGACTTCACCATCGAAGTCGAGCGTTCGCTGCGCGTTCTCGACGGCGCGATTGCGCTTCTCGATGCGAATGCCGGCGTCGAGCCGCAGACGGAAACCGTCTGGCGCCAGGCCGAGAAGTACAATGTTCCGCGGATGATCTTCTGCAACAAGATGGACAAGACCGGCGCGGACTTCTACCGCTCGGTCGAGATGATCAAGACGCGTCTCGGCGCGACCGCCGTCGTCATGCAGCTGCCGATCGGCGCTGAAAGCGAATTCAAGGGCGTTGTCGACCTGATCGAGATGAATGCCCTCGTCTGGCGCGACGAATCGCTCGGCGCCCAGTGGGATGTCGTCGAAATCCCGGCGGACATGAAGGACAAGGCTGAAGAATACCGCGAAAAGCTGATCGAGACGGTTGTCGAGATCGACGAAGCGGCAATGGAAGCCTATCTCGAAGGCACCTATCCGGACAACGACAAGATCCGTGAACTGGTTCGTCGCGGCACGATCGACGTCAAGTTCCATCCGATGTTCTGCGGCACGGCCTTCAAGAACAAGGGCGTTCAGCCGCTGCTCGACGCCGTTGTCGACTACCTGCCGTCGCCGATCGATATCCCGGCGATCAAGGGCATCGACGTCAAGACCGAGGGTGAAATCACCCGTAAGGCCGACGACAACGAGCCGCTGTCGATGCTGGCGTTCAAGATCATGAACGACCCCTTCGTCGGTTCGCTGACCTTCGCCCGCATCTATTCCGGCAAGCTCGAAAAGGGCACGTCGGTGATGAATACGGTCAAGGAAAAGCGCGAGCGCGTCGGCCGCATGCTGCAGATGCACTCCAATTCGCGTGAAGACATCGAGGAAGCCTTCGCCGGCGACATCGTTGCTCTCGCGGGCCTCAAGGAAACCACCACGGGCGATACGCTCTGCGATCCGCTGAAGCCGGTTATCCTCGAGCGGATGGAATTCCCGGAGCCGGTCATCCAGATCGCCATCGAACCGAAGACCAAGGGCGACCAGGAAAAGATGGGCCTCGCGCTCAACCGCCTGGCTGCAGAAGATCCGTCCTTCCGCGTCAAGACCGACGAAGAGTCCGGCCAGACGATCATCGCCGGCATGGGCGAACTTCACCTCGACATCATCGTCGACCGCATGCGTCGCGAGTTCAAGGTCGAAGCATCCGTCGGCGCTCCGCAGGTTGCTTACCGTGAGACGATCACGCGTCAGCACGAAGAGGACTACACGCACAAGAAGCAGTCCGGTGGTACCGGTCAGTTCGCGCGCGTCAAGATCGTCTTCGAACCGAACCCGGAAGGCGAGGACTTCGCATTCGAATCCAAGATCGTCGGCGGTGCGGTTCCGAAGGAATACATTCCGGGCGTTCAGAAGGGCATCGAAAGCGTCCTGTCGTCGGGTCCGCTCGCGGGCTTCCCGATGCTGGGGGTCAAGGCGACGCTCATCGACGGTGCGTTCCACGATGTCGACTCGTCGGTCCTGGCGTTCGAAATCGCTTCGCGTGCCTGCTTCCGTGAAGCCGCGAAGAAGGCCGGTGCTCAGCTCCTCGAGCCGATCATGAAGGTCGAGGTCGTGACGCCGGAAGATTACGTCGGTGACGTGATCGGCGATCTGAACTCTCGCCGTGGCCAGATCCAGGGCCAGGAATCGCGCGGCGTTGCCGTGGTGATCAATGCCCACGTGCCGCTCGCGAACATGTTCAAGTACGTCGACAACCTGCGCTCCATGTCGCAGGGCCGCGCTCAGTACACGATGCTGTTCGATCACTACGCGCCGGTTCCGTCGAACGTCGCGCAGGAAATCCAGGCGAAGTATTCCGGTCAGAAGTGA
- the tuf gene encoding elongation factor Tu has product MAKSKFERNKPHVNIGTIGHVDHGKTSLTAAITKYFGEFKAYDQIDAAPEEKARGITISTAHVEYETPARHYAHVDCPGHADYVKNMITGAAQMDGAILVVSAADGPMPQTREHILLARQVGVPAIVVFLNKVDQVDDAELLELVELEVRELLSSYEFPGDDIPIIKGSALAALEDSDKKIGEDAIRELMAAVDAYIPTPERPIDLPFLMPIEDVFSISGRGTVVTGRVERGIVKVGEEIEIVGIRPTTKTTCTGVEMFRKLLDQGQAGDNIGALLRGVDRNGVERGQVLCKPGSVKPHRKFKAEAYILTKEEGGRHTPFFTNYRPQFYFRTTDVTGIVTLPEGTEMVMPGDNVTVDVELIVPIAMEEKLRFAIREGGRTVGAGIVASIVE; this is encoded by the coding sequence ATGGCAAAGAGCAAATTCGAGCGCAACAAGCCGCACGTCAACATCGGCACGATTGGCCACGTTGACCATGGCAAGACGTCGCTGACGGCAGCGATCACCAAGTACTTCGGCGAATTCAAGGCGTATGACCAGATCGACGCTGCGCCGGAAGAAAAGGCCCGTGGCATCACCATTTCGACGGCGCACGTCGAATACGAGACGCCGGCCCGCCACTATGCGCACGTCGACTGCCCCGGCCACGCCGACTACGTCAAGAACATGATCACCGGTGCGGCGCAGATGGACGGCGCGATCCTGGTGGTTTCGGCCGCCGACGGCCCGATGCCGCAGACCCGCGAGCACATCCTGCTGGCCCGCCAGGTCGGCGTTCCGGCGATCGTCGTGTTCCTGAACAAGGTCGACCAGGTTGACGACGCCGAGCTTCTCGAGCTCGTCGAGCTGGAAGTGCGCGAACTCTTGTCGTCCTATGAATTCCCGGGCGACGACATTCCGATCATCAAGGGCTCGGCGCTGGCCGCTCTCGAAGATTCCGACAAGAAGATCGGCGAAGACGCGATCCGCGAGCTGATGGCTGCGGTTGACGCCTACATCCCGACGCCGGAGCGTCCGATCGACCTGCCGTTCCTGATGCCGATCGAAGACGTGTTCTCGATCTCCGGCCGCGGCACGGTCGTCACCGGCCGCGTCGAGCGCGGCATCGTCAAGGTCGGCGAGGAAATCGAGATCGTCGGCATCCGTCCGACGACCAAGACGACCTGCACCGGCGTTGAAATGTTCCGCAAGCTGCTCGACCAGGGCCAAGCCGGCGACAACATCGGCGCGCTGCTGCGCGGTGTCGACCGCAACGGCGTCGAGCGTGGCCAGGTTCTGTGCAAGCCGGGTTCGGTCAAGCCGCACCGCAAGTTCAAGGCCGAAGCCTACATCCTGACGAAGGAAGAGGGTGGCCGTCACACGCCGTTCTTCACCAACTACCGTCCGCAGTTCTACTTCCGCACGACGGACGTGACCGGCATCGTGACGCTGCCGGAAGGCACCGAAATGGTGATGCCGGGCGACAACGTGACGGTCGACGTCGAGCTGATCGTGCCGATCGCCATGGAAGAGAAGCTGCGCTTCGCGATCCGTGAAGGCGGCCGCACCGTCGGCGCCGGCATCGTCGCCTCGATCGTCGAGTAA
- the rpsJ gene encoding 30S ribosomal protein S10, whose protein sequence is MNGQNIRIRLKAFDHRILDASTREIVSTAKRTGASVRGPVPLPTRIEKFTVNRSPHVDKKSREQFEMRTHKRLLDIVDPTPQTVDALMKLDLAAGVDVEIKL, encoded by the coding sequence ATGAACGGCCAGAATATCCGCATCCGCCTCAAGGCGTTTGATCACCGGATCCTCGATGCCTCCACGCGCGAAATCGTGTCGACGGCCAAGCGCACCGGTGCGAGTGTGCGCGGGCCCGTGCCGCTTCCGACCCGGATTGAAAAATTCACGGTCAACCGGTCGCCCCACGTCGACAAGAAGAGCCGCGAACAGTTCGAGATGCGCACCCACAAGCGCCTTCTCGATATTGTTGATCCGACCCCGCAGACGGTTGATGCGCTGATGAAGCTCGATCTGGCCGCCGGCGTCGACGTCGAGATCAAGCTGTAA
- the rplC gene encoding 50S ribosomal protein L3 gives MRSGVIAQKVGMTRVYNDAGEHIPVTVLRLENCQVVAQRTEEKNGYTAVQLGAGRSKVKNTTKALRGHFAAASVEPKAKVVEFRVTADNLIDIGAELTASHFVAGQLVDVTGTTIGKGFAGAIKRHNFGGLRATHGVSVSHRSHGSTGSNQDPGRVWKGKRMAGHMGQTRVTTQNLEVVSTDEDRGLILVKGAVPGSKGAWIVVRDAIKSGTPEGAPRPAAVRAAEQK, from the coding sequence ATGCGTTCAGGTGTGATTGCACAGAAAGTGGGAATGACCCGCGTCTACAACGACGCCGGTGAGCATATCCCGGTAACAGTTTTGCGGCTGGAGAACTGCCAGGTAGTGGCCCAGCGCACGGAAGAAAAGAACGGCTATACCGCAGTTCAGCTGGGTGCTGGCCGTTCCAAGGTGAAGAACACGACGAAGGCTCTGCGCGGCCATTTCGCCGCTGCGAGCGTCGAGCCGAAGGCGAAGGTCGTCGAGTTCCGCGTCACCGCTGACAACCTGATCGACATCGGCGCCGAACTGACGGCCAGCCATTTCGTCGCCGGCCAGCTGGTTGACGTCACCGGCACGACGATCGGTAAGGGTTTTGCCGGCGCCATCAAGCGCCATAACTTCGGCGGTCTGCGCGCCACGCACGGTGTGTCGGTATCGCACCGCTCGCATGGTTCGACCGGTTCCAACCAGGATCCGGGCCGCGTCTGGAAGGGCAAGCGCATGGCTGGTCACATGGGCCAGACCCGCGTCACCACGCAGAACCTCGAAGTCGTATCGACCGACGAAGACCGTGGTCTGATCCTGGTCAAGGGCGCCGTTCCCGGCTCCAAGGGCGCATGGATCGTTGTCCGCGACGCAATCAAGTCGGGCACTCCGGAAGGCGCACCGCGCCCGGCCGCTGTGCGCGCCGCAGAACAGAAGTAA
- the rplD gene encoding 50S ribosomal protein L4 has product MDLTVKTLEGKDAGKVSLSDAIFGLEPREDIIARVVRWQLAKRQQGTHKAKGRAEVARTGAKMYKQKGTGRARHHSARAPQFRGGGKAHGPVVRSHAHDLPKKVRALGLRHALSAKLKAEEIIVLDDLVANEAKTKALAGAFASLGLTNALIIGGAEIENNFKLAAQNIPNVDVLPVQGINVYDILRRGKLVLSKAAVEALEERFK; this is encoded by the coding sequence ATGGATCTCACCGTCAAAACCCTCGAGGGCAAGGACGCGGGAAAGGTTTCCCTTTCTGACGCCATTTTCGGCCTCGAACCCCGTGAAGACATCATCGCCCGTGTCGTCCGCTGGCAGCTTGCCAAGCGCCAGCAGGGCACGCACAAGGCCAAGGGCCGCGCTGAAGTCGCCCGCACCGGCGCCAAGATGTACAAGCAGAAGGGTACGGGCCGCGCCCGCCACCACTCCGCTCGTGCTCCGCAGTTCCGCGGCGGCGGCAAGGCCCATGGCCCGGTCGTCCGCAGCCATGCGCACGATCTGCCGAAGAAGGTCCGTGCGCTCGGCTTGCGCCACGCGCTGTCGGCCAAGCTGAAGGCTGAAGAGATCATCGTCCTCGACGATCTCGTCGCCAATGAAGCAAAGACGAAGGCGCTCGCCGGTGCGTTCGCCTCGCTCGGCCTCACCAACGCTCTGATCATCGGCGGCGCCGAGATCGAGAACAACTTCAAGCTCGCAGCCCAGAACATCCCGAACGTGGACGTTCTGCCGGTCCAGGGCATCAACGTTTACGACATTCTGCGCCGTGGCAAGCTCGTGCTTTCCAAGGCTGCCGTGGAAGCTCTGGAGGAGCGGTTCAAATGA
- a CDS encoding 50S ribosomal protein L23, with protein MTDLRHYDVIVSPSITEKSTLVSEQNQVVFNVAKGASKPEIKAAVEALFGVKVTAVNTLVRKGKLKRFRGFAGKQKDVKKAIITLAEGQSIDVSTGL; from the coding sequence ATGACGGATCTTCGCCACTACGACGTGATCGTGTCTCCCTCGATCACCGAAAAGTCGACGCTGGTTTCCGAACAGAACCAGGTCGTCTTCAACGTCGCCAAGGGCGCTTCGAAGCCTGAGATCAAGGCTGCAGTCGAAGCCCTGTTCGGCGTCAAGGTAACGGCCGTGAACACGCTCGTCCGCAAGGGTAAGCTGAAGCGCTTCCGCGGCTTCGCCGGAAAGCAGAAGGACGTCAAGAAGGCGATCATCACGCTCGCCGAAGGTCAGTCCATCGACGTCTCGACCGGTCTCTAA